AAGAAAGATATACCAGTAAGAATAAATGAGTGTGATAGAAGCATAGTTGATATAGATTTTAAGGCTATAAAAGTAGAAGTTGAAACTTTAAATACATCTTTAGAAAAGATAGAAGATGGACTTTTAGATAGCAGTAAAGCTAACGAGCAAATTTTAAAAGATAAAGAAACTATATTCTCTATGAAACAAAGAATACAAGAAATAAATCAACAAGCTATAAATAGAGGTGGAGCTAAGAAATTAGAGTTAATGGACCAGTTAAGAGTTGCTGAAAATGAAGTTAATGAATTTAGAATGAAACTTATAACTGTTGATAATGAAAAGAAATCTAAGGATTATCAAAAAGACACACTTGTCAACGAAATGAATAAATTAAGAGCTGAATTTGGTAATAAGAAAGAAGAAAACTTAGATACAAGCTCTATAGAAACTGAGTGCCCAACTTGTAAAAGAGCCTTTGAAACCAATGATATAGAAGCTAAGAGACAAGAACTATTAGAAAACTTTAATTTAAATAAATCTAAGGTCCTAAAAGATATACAAGCTAAAGGAATTGCAGCTAAAGAAAAAGTTGAAAAAATAACTTTAGAACTAGATGAATTAAGCAAACAATCAACTGAGTTACTTGGAATCATACAAGAAAAAAATATGAAAGTAGCACAGATAAAATCAGAAATAGAAAAGCTTAAAGTTGAAGCTGTTTACCTAGATACAGATAGTGAAACTTTAGAAAGAATCAATAAAGATATAGCAGAGTTAGAAGCTAAGATTTCAAACCCTAATGATACAAATGTTGAAGATCTTAGAGCTAAGAAAAGAGAAGTTATAAACCAAATAAATGAGTTAAATAAAACTCTAGCCAAGGAAGAATTAAACAAAGATTTAGAAGTTAGAAAACAAGAGTTATTAGACGAAGAAAAAGAGCTTGGAATTGAGATAGCTAAACAAGAAAAGATAGTTATGTTATGTGAGTTATTTATAAAAACAAGAGTTAATATGCTTGAGAGTAATATAAATAGCAAATTTAAAAATGTTAAGTTCAAGTTATTTAAAGAGCAGGTTAACGGTGGAATAGATGAAACTTGCGAAGCTTTAGTAAATGGAGTTCCATTCTCTAATGCAAATACTGCAGGTCAAATAAATGCAGGATTAGATATTATAGATACTTTAAGTAAACATTTTAATGTACAAGCTCCAATATTTATCGACAACAGAGAAAGCGTAAATAACCTTATAGAAATAGATAGTCAAATTATAAACCTTGTGGTTACTAAAGATAACCCATTAAAAATACAAAATTATTCAATAGAAGGAGTGATGTAATATGAATGAATTAGTAAGAGTTGATAATAAAGAAATATCAAAGTGTAGAGAAGCTCAAAAAGAATATGCATTAAAAAATGGAGCGCCATATTTCGCTCCTAGTGATGGAGTTTGTTGGAAGTGCAATAGAAATATATATCAAAATTATGAGATATGTGATTTTGATGGGATTTATATATACAAGCAAATATCAGATGGATATTCGTTGAATAGGGCTTCATCAGAACTTATAACAGGTTGCCCGCATTGTAGCAGAAGTTACTGCGATTAATTTAAAAAAACTAAGGAGGATTTAACATGTCAAATCAAATGCAAACACAAAACAATACAAAGGTAGCAGGTATAAAGCAACTTTTAGATAGGGATGTTTACAAGAAAAGAATAAATGAAATTATGGGTAAAAAAGCAGCACCATTTATGGCATCAATAGTTAATGTTTCAAATTTACCAAGTTTAAAAGACTCAGATCCAAACAGTATTATAAGTTCAGCTATAGTAGCAGCAACATTAGATTTACCTATAGACCAAAATCTAGGATTTGCATATATAGTTCCTTACAATACAAAAGAAGGTAAAAAAGCTCAATTCCAAATGGGATATAGAGGATATATACAGTTAGCTATGAGAACTGGACAGTACAAAACAATAAATGCAATAGAGATATATAAAGGCGAAATAAAGAGAGTAAACAGACTAACAGGCGAAATGGAATTTAATGATGATGAAGATTTAATAGATAGAGATACAATAGTTGGTTACATGGCTTATTTTAAACTACTTAACGGTTTTGAAAAAACATTATATATGACAAAAGAAGAAATGGAAAGACACGCTAAAAAGTATTCTCAAAGTTATAGTAGTCAGAAAAAATGGGTAGTTGATTCTAGTTTATGGAGTACTGACTTTGATGGAATGGCAATAAAAACAGTTATAAAAAGACTTTTAAGTAAGTACGGAATATTATCAGTGGAAATGCAAAATGCAATAACTAACGACCAAGCAGTTATGAATAATGAAGGTAATCCAGAGTATGTTGACAATGAAGTTAAAGAAGAAATAGCTCAAAATGCTAATAAGAAAACTATAGATATACCTCAAGAAAATGTAGTAGATACAACTTTTAAAGAAGTTGACAATGTAGAACAAAATACATTTGATGGACCTGGGTTTTAAACATGAAACTGAAAGTATTAGCGAGTGGAAGTAAAGGCAACTGCTACTTGCTACAACTAAAAGATGAAACTCTTATCCTGGAATGTGGAATAAGATTCAGAGAAATAGTAGAAGGATTAGACTTCGATTTAGAAAATGTAGTTGGTTGTTTAGTAACTCATGAACATAAGGATCACTCTAAAGCTATTAAATATTTAAATATGGATGGAATAGATGTATATGCAAGCAAAGGTACTTTTGAAAGTTTAGGAATAGAACA
The nucleotide sequence above comes from Paraclostridium bifermentans. Encoded proteins:
- a CDS encoding AAA family ATPase, whose translation is MSSIFLRKLSIENFKGIRSLEIDFSKVTNIQGENALGKTSIFDAFNWIMFDKDSKNRTTFDIKPLDENNTVIRGLNPTVTAVLDIDGTEIKLTKIYKEKWTKKRGEAEKTFTGNETIYEINDVPVKKTEYQNKISEIADEKQFKLLTNPYYFSDLLNWKDARQLILEVAGDITTDQVIDSKNELEPLRAELASQDIETVMKSKKATIKKLGDRKKDIPVRINECDRSIVDIDFKAIKVEVETLNTSLEKIEDGLLDSSKANEQILKDKETIFSMKQRIQEINQQAINRGGAKKLELMDQLRVAENEVNEFRMKLITVDNEKKSKDYQKDTLVNEMNKLRAEFGNKKEENLDTSSIETECPTCKRAFETNDIEAKRQELLENFNLNKSKVLKDIQAKGIAAKEKVEKITLELDELSKQSTELLGIIQEKNMKVAQIKSEIEKLKVEAVYLDTDSETLERINKDIAELEAKISNPNDTNVEDLRAKKREVINQINELNKTLAKEELNKDLEVRKQELLDEEKELGIEIAKQEKIVMLCELFIKTRVNMLESNINSKFKNVKFKLFKEQVNGGIDETCEALVNGVPFSNANTAGQINAGLDIIDTLSKHFNVQAPIFIDNRESVNNLIEIDSQIINLVVTKDNPLKIQNYSIEGVM
- a CDS encoding recombinase RecT, with protein sequence MSNQMQTQNNTKVAGIKQLLDRDVYKKRINEIMGKKAAPFMASIVNVSNLPSLKDSDPNSIISSAIVAATLDLPIDQNLGFAYIVPYNTKEGKKAQFQMGYRGYIQLAMRTGQYKTINAIEIYKGEIKRVNRLTGEMEFNDDEDLIDRDTIVGYMAYFKLLNGFEKTLYMTKEEMERHAKKYSQSYSSQKKWVVDSSLWSTDFDGMAIKTVIKRLLSKYGILSVEMQNAITNDQAVMNNEGNPEYVDNEVKEEIAQNANKKTIDIPQENVVDTTFKEVDNVEQNTFDGPGF